acaataagcGAGCTTCCTAATATTTCGCTCGAATGATTATTAGGTCTATTTGCTGCGAGACAACATAATGTCGCGACAAATAAAGTATCACTGCCAGTGGCCGAGACATTCACAGCAGAAGGTTGGTACAAATTGCTGTCACAAACATGTGTATAAGTGAAAAACCGATACATGGGATCTTTTCCTTTCAAGAGTACTTGCCGCTGGTTTCCAAACTCTAAAATCAAAAGTAGTGTTGGCTGTCATGATTTgcgttgtatttagttttttGCCTCCTATACAGGTTCTTTCTTAATAACACTGTTGCAGGCAGGAATGAGCGCAAAATAGGCGGGAAACGTGCACTGCAAAAACAGTAGACGATAATTACGGTCCTTGCGTCGTACGCAATGCAGAAAGACATGATATTGTACTAAGTGTAAATGCTTTGTTTTCTATATGATTATTTCGTGTGCTCACGAAGCGCACATTCGCGGCGCAAAAAACGCTGaatgtgtcgttcaatgtcatTTTTTCCACTGCTGGCCCAGTGCGCTTGCCTCGcactgcttatttttttttacttgctacTTTGAGCTTCCTTGAGGTATAGGGACAGCTTACAGCTCTTACTGTAGTACAAGGAGCACGAAATCGTTTATGTTTCGCGTTTAGTTTGCGATACATGTTCCCCTTTCGCAAGCTGGGAGGGAGAACATACGTCATCATTAAAGAATTAAAGGAGGTAGACACGTGTAATAAAAAGACAAGCCAACTAGACTACCGAGAAAGAGCCTAAAGTgtccctccaacaagcgacgaAGATTCGTCAGTGTACAGCGGCTTTACGTGAGAAAGCAGAAACAGATGGGTTCGTTCCTATTCTAGGCTAGAAGCCGACCAGGAAGTAAGAAGGTGGGCTCACAAGCCGGAGGCATAAAGCACCattacttcatcatcatcatcatcatcatcagtgtttatttttcaccaaaACAGATACAATGGCGAAAAATGGGGGGTTGGCAAAAAAGCTACAGTTATTGCAGCTACACTAAGCACGGTCCACCCTGCGTCAGCAATGACAgggtaaaaacaaaatacaagaagagaatgaaaaataaataaaataaagcacgtAATAATACAAGCAAAAGGCGAAGTAAATGACAGGCCAAGGTATACAAACAAAAAGGAATGTTTCATAAACACATGAACACAATAATTCGTGGAGTGTGTGTCATCGCTTTTGTACATAAGAAAGGTACACAGTGAGGTACACAAAAAAaggtacaaaaaaaaactgatggAAAGCAACACAGAGTGACCTATGTAAACAATGCAAACCTACAAAAATAGTGTTTGTACATCGATAGTGTTTAATTTGTCGATTTTTATGTCTTGCTGCTCATATGAATTGAGTATAGTTGGTAACATGTGGCTAAGCCTTTGGGTGCCGTAATTGGTGCGAGATAACGGAATTTTCCACGGGAGTTTATATCGATGAAAGTAAATGCTTTGAGTATGTTCAAGATTTGCAAGTGTCAGTGATACTTTGTACACTAATGTGTACAAAGTATAACTTATTGTATTAAAAGGAAGCCCCGCAGACCTTCGCCGTGCAAAGGTAAGCGAACGCCAAATCGCGGTGCTAAACGGCTGCGCCAGCCCGCCCGTACGGGGGAATCGTggggggcgtctgctcaaggaactccgattgcttGCAGTGCCACCGCATCCCCCGAACGGCCGCGTCGGAGACCGGAgacagcacactagccagtatattccaCGGACCGTACTTTTACTTGCCCAACGCCTGGGAGCAAacgctatggggacgccgagGACACGACGCGgggcggatggagacatattgagcagagCTGCCGAAGGCCACGGCATGGGGAAGGCcatggtgcggtggcgccatctagttttgattgaacaaactAGCTGCGGAAGCTTCTCTATAAATCCAGTGATTGTAGCTGCCAACTCCACTCTCGAAAAAGACCGATGCGCGGTTGAAAAGTCGAATAAATGTAAAtttcaacgcgatagcattaaCGAGCTCGATTCAcgggaattccggtgtcggcggcgtatttagttgtgagcgaaaagtcagcgttgtcGGTGAGGGAAATTCggggtagatgcaaataaagatataatAAAAAACCTTCGTTTCGAGTGGGAGCGGGCATGCGAACCTGCAACTCCTCGCTCCGTAGCGCTATGCGTTTAGCCGcccggccaccacgcatacatgcCCTagcatgctaacggtgagctatttatacacaccgtTTAGCGTtcgtggtacgcacatctcggactTTCTTTATGCGCGCTTGCTCCGAGGGGCGCACGCATCCGTTCTCCACGGCTTTTTACATCGGCAGCTTGTCATAGTTTCGCGTGACTCTCTCTAAATCACCTGCATCGCCCGGACAAGAGCCCTCATGTTCAGGCTGCCTTCGCGGGCTCTACAGACGCACAGTCATGTGTTAGTGGCAAATACAATGCTGCGGGAGCTTGCGGTTGTCACTCAGTTACAATTTTAGATTCTGAAGGAATGAAAAATTCCTTCCTCGACTTGACGAAACAGTTCGAGtgtggtcatcacttcgttaaatcgagtttcaaccaTATTTATTTCATacactgttattattattattattagtattattattattatttattattattattattattattattattattattattattattattattattgtggttgttgctgttgttgtcagTCCTGCATCATGGAGCCCAGCCGGGATGAATAGGTGCTTTGTTCGTGCCCTTTTTTCGGTAAGCCGgagtttttctttccttctttctttgtaggtagcggccgtccccggaacgctgtttccGGGCGGAATCAGCATGGCGTGATATTTCCAGCGTTCGATATCCTGGAAACGCCGTGACGGAAACGCGGATTAGGAGTTCAAGTTTCtccaagtcggaattttcctgaaatctTCAATTCCTGATATCGGCCTTACTCGTTGTCCAGAGGATCGCTTTCAGTCCATCAACACGAAATGTTGCAATGAACTGCTCACAACAAGTGCACTGTAttcccaattgttttttgcatcgtcggtagaacgcattcatatgcttcgGTTCAGTTTGTAGCGGAGAGGTAGATGAAGAAGGATGCTGCTACATGCGTTACCAATACCAACTGAATTATTCGATGGGCCACGCGCTTGCCTCCTCGCGACTACGCCGACCTCGTTCTCGTGGCTGCGTCGGCACGCCAGTACGCGACAGGGCCCCCCGCTGTGTAGATGGAGTCGTAGTCAAAAGGTGTCCAATAGACAGTCCTGGTCGAGAAAGCGGAGTGGCGAAGGGGTGCTCAATTTTCTTCAAGAGATCGGTGGCTGAGGCTGGCGAAGAGGACTGGTTGAGATCCTGAATGAAGTGTGCAAGCCGGTACGTTCTAGTGGTGGGGTTGCCGAGACTGGCTTCTGCGGCGGCGGGGGCGAAGGGGGTGGTGGCAGTGGAAGAGTGCGAGGCTCCACTTTTGCTGGCGGCACTGCTGGAGCTGGAACAGCAGCCACTTCTGGCGGAGCGGTACTCTCCTCGGCCGGCAACGTTGGCACGGAAGGAGGCGGTGGGTGACCATACGGCGGGTCAAAGTACAGCGGCGGATGATGAGGCGGAGGCGGTGACGAAAACTGCGGCGCAGGAACGTAGCCCTGGTGAAACTGCGGCGGCACGTGATTGGCACTTCCACCGGAGGGCGGCACGGGCAGTTGCGGGTAGCTCGGTCCTGGTGGTGGTGGAGGAGGTGGCTGCACAGGCACGGACACTTTCCTCGACTTGGGCAAGCGGGCGCGGTGCTCCCCTTCGTCAGACCACTGGTCCCTCTTTCGACCGCTGTTCAGCAGCTCCTGGCTGACCTTGAGCTTGAGACCCGTGCTCGTAGGTGCTGGCGGCGGAGTGTGCGGCCCCTTGCCGGACTCTGGCACGTCGGCTGGAGGAGGCGTGGGTGGGCTGCCAAAGTACTGGGGCACCTGGGACGCACCTGGCGCCATGTgcaaagggggcgggggagggggcggATGTTCTTTCGGCAGCGGCGGGTCTGGGACGGTTGAGGTTCGAAACCAACGTTTAGCGCGGCAGGGAGTAAGTGACGTGGCACTCCCGGTTGCGGTAGTGATAGCACGAAACCTCGAAGTCGGTCATATGGCTGTGGTCCAAGAGGAGGCACAACGtatcgcagagcaggaggaagcatggctaccgtgatggcgtacttgtcccgCTGCGAGACGACGTTACGCAGGCAGAAACCAGGTTCCATCTTGATGAGTCAGATAGCTGGACTTCTTGGCCAAAAATCGGGGAATGGCAGCGgtagcaagatgcagtgcgccgcgGCTTCATCTGCTGGTCGCGCCATGGTGATAGGAGGATCAGAGGTTGGTCGTCTCGGTGCGACTGCCCGGTGGAAGCTTCTCGTAATGTTCGTTGGTCCGGTGTCACCACTGTAGcggagaggcagaggaagaaggtgCTGCTACATGCGCTACCAAAACCAACTGAACTATTCGATGGCCCACGCGCTAGCCTCCTCGCGACTACGCCGACCTCGTTCTCCTCGCTGCGTCGGCACGCCAGTCCGCGACAAGTTCTTATTGGGCAAGCATAGGCTAGTGGTCTAGTGTTCGAGGCACAAGCTTTTTGAACCGCGGAGACCTGGGTCCAAGCCCCAGCCCCGGAAAAgaagtttattttgttttatttattatttatttggtgcgcacgcgccagctgtgggtgaggagggtttttagGTAGACCACCAGCTACGCAGGTCAGTCagcacaagcttcgcttgaaaaaaaagaacaggataTGTACATTGTGCGACACTATAGATGAAAAAAACAGCACGAAGCTTGTAGGAAAAAATgttagaattattattattattattattattattattattattattattgttgttattattattattaatattattattattattattattatattattattattattattattattattattattattattatattattattattattattattattattaagaaacatattgcttcattggatctgtctcccatctcctgccggcgacttcaaacaaagttccagtcatattcttcattctatattgaagttgacgaggaaacactacaacgcctgaatgacccttcgatgtggcccctcggatgcctcttcaagccatttcgtggggagctgcgcgatgacatgcttcatccctctgagatagtgactggaatccaaagtgccgtgtgacgtagacatattctaccaaaatgctcggggtctgcgtaccaagacactcgagtttttctctaatgctctttcgtctgcttttcctattatgctatctctgaaacctggctgggcactgaaattccctcatcggacttttttcccccgacctacaccaccttccgccgtgaccgagatttcagtgaaaccaaacagaaaggcggtggcgtgctgattgccattgacaattcactgaaatccgttagacggaaagacctagaaactatcgaagaatcgatctggctagaaatcaaccttgagcgccgtgaaaaattgttgattggatgcttctatttaccgcccagcatttcccctgcctcgtttcacgatgtcatgtcttctattgaacttgtgatatcttctcatagtgggcacagaattattgttcttggggatttcaatgcacctggaattgaactggagcacgcttaccttttctcattacaatcatttcacagagaaaaagtgcagcctgctcttggactttctggcgtttaattccctagtgcaacataattcagtcgtcaattccagtggcaacgtcttagacctgtgtgtgtcaaacgatcaaccccttgaagtttcccgctccaacatctctcttgtacgtccggacaaattccacccaccacttaacgtaagattatctgcatcagccgaaacaacgagctacagcagttacgtaaacaaatctccaagatttgcgttcaagcgaggtgattacacgggcctctatcatcacttgtccaccgttgactggtcacaggttactgacaaaccgaatgttgatgaccaggttgatcagtttgcggagcttgtactgagcagcatgcgtaattttattccccaatacacacataaacaacctAAATATcaccactggttctcatctgaacttatcagtgcactgaagcataaagatcgcgcacacaggaaatctaaatgttctccatcgagcgagtggaaggaagagttcagcttttttcgaactctcgctaaacgcctatataaacgggatcatagttcgtatattgaattcttagaaaaaagcgcttctgacaggccagctgagttttggaagtatgtacgtaaacggtccagcaaaagcggagagtctttcagactactagactcaaatggggtagaagtgcatgccgtcgctgactgctttgccgcacatttctcatccctttataaggcctcagactctagcactgatatcagacagcctaaggcagttcgctcacccagtgctttgtcgctggatgaaaatcttatctgcgaatgcatgaagtgcttaaaaccatccttatcatgtggcccagatggcatcccctccgccatactaaaagcttatagtagtatatttgtcccagtactgactacgatatttaataactgcctggacacttccacatttcctagcatgtggaaaactgctcgtgttttcccagtatttaagtcgggctctaaaacagatgtttctaattatcgcccgatttctctactatgtgccacatcaaagatcttcgagctggctcttcacaaaatattgtcttttagtgttaaaagctcactgattcctaatcaacatggttttctcgctggccgctcaactaccacaaatcttgctagtttcatgacgcagatctccacacctatttctcagagaggacaggttgacgtactctactgtgacctgagcaaggcttttgacgtagtcagccacacactgcttatggttaaacttgcgcaatttgatgttgacttgtcggttgtgaatctcctgcagagctatctgctcaatagatattgttatgtagcggtaaatggccaaacgtcttctttgtataaagtgactagtggggtccctcaagggtcagtattaggcccactcctatttttaatttacgttaatgatgtttcttttgccattcgtaattcttctttcctcttgtatgccgatgacatcaagatttttaaggaaattcattcagttaacgactgtcgcttgctgcagtcagatttgcgctctttttccgaatggtgcaacgctaataacctttctctg
Above is a window of Rhipicephalus sanguineus isolate Rsan-2018 chromosome 3, BIME_Rsan_1.4, whole genome shotgun sequence DNA encoding:
- the LOC119385538 gene encoding basic proline-rich protein-like: MAPGASQVPQYFGSPPTPPPADVPESGKGPHTPPPAPTSTGLKLKVSQELLNSGRKRDQWSDEGEHRARLPKSRKVSVPVQPPPPPPPGPSYPQLPVPPSGGSANHVPPQFHQGYVPAPQFSSPPPPHHPPLYFDPPYGHPPPPSVPTLPAEESTAPPEVAAVPAPAVPPAKVEPRTLPLPPPPSPPPPQKPVSATPPLERTGLHTSFRISTSPLRQPQPPIS